From Weissella diestrammenae, a single genomic window includes:
- the yajC gene encoding preprotein translocase subunit YajC, with protein sequence MNGQTILIFIAFIALMYFMMIRPQQKAAKARQELLNSVQKGSEIVTIGGLHGVIDQLDEKTFTLDADGVFLTFDRSAIRTVVTKQNVTTPAENVDAPVNDEQETSAADKDAE encoded by the coding sequence ATGAATGGACAAACTATTTTAATTTTCATCGCTTTCATCGCATTGATGTACTTTATGATGATTCGACCACAACAAAAAGCAGCAAAGGCACGTCAAGAGTTGCTAAATTCAGTTCAAAAAGGGTCTGAAATTGTGACCATTGGTGGATTACATGGTGTGATTGATCAATTAGATGAGAAGACGTTCACACTTGATGCAGATGGCGTTTTCTTAACATTTGACCGTTCAGCTATTCGGACTGTTGTGACTAAACAAAACGTGACAACACCAGCTGAAAATGTAGATGCGCCAGTGAATGATGAGCAAGAAACATCAGCTGCTGATAAGGATGCTGAGTAA
- the dinB gene encoding DNA polymerase IV, whose translation MADLLKISLQLNTNRQIIHVDMDAFYAQIEMRDHPDYEGQAIILASDPRRNGGRGVVATANYQARELGVHSAMSAAEALKLAPNARFIRPNFEIYRAVSKQVHAIFHRYTDMVEPIAFDEAYLDVTHSKLFFPSSIALAHHLQQSIYNELHLTCSVGISFNKFLAKLGSEHNKPAGLTMILPDDIRQFLDPLPVKDIRGIGAKTAPKMYELGIQTGYDLFQMDQSALMDHFGKMGYEFYRRIRGVDDSEVAWQRERKSIGNERTYAPFLNSEESVFDRLQELSSMLVHSLEKQQMHGKTIVLKVRDESFTTETRRETLPEFIQNDATTYFELAESLWEALGGYEQPIRLLGLTMTSLAPMTFDNLTLDLYGTD comes from the coding sequence ATGGCAGATTTATTAAAAATTTCACTTCAATTGAATACGAATCGGCAGATAATTCATGTTGATATGGATGCTTTTTATGCACAAATTGAAATGCGTGATCACCCAGATTATGAAGGTCAGGCGATTATTCTAGCCAGTGATCCTCGCAGAAATGGTGGTAGGGGTGTTGTGGCAACAGCCAACTACCAGGCGCGTGAATTGGGAGTTCATTCAGCTATGAGCGCAGCCGAGGCACTAAAGCTTGCACCCAATGCACGTTTTATTCGACCAAATTTTGAAATTTACCGAGCTGTGTCAAAGCAAGTCCATGCGATTTTTCATCGATATACTGACATGGTAGAACCGATCGCCTTTGATGAAGCGTATCTTGATGTGACACACAGCAAGCTGTTTTTTCCTTCAAGCATCGCATTAGCACATCATTTACAACAGTCAATTTACAATGAATTACACCTGACATGCTCAGTCGGTATTTCCTTTAATAAATTTTTGGCGAAGTTAGGATCTGAACACAATAAGCCTGCGGGCTTGACGATGATCTTACCTGATGATATTCGACAATTCTTAGATCCCTTACCTGTGAAAGATATTAGAGGCATTGGGGCCAAGACAGCGCCTAAAATGTATGAGTTAGGCATTCAAACTGGATATGATTTATTTCAGATGGATCAAAGTGCATTGATGGATCATTTTGGAAAAATGGGGTATGAATTTTATCGTCGGATTCGGGGTGTAGACGACTCAGAAGTAGCATGGCAGCGTGAAAGAAAATCGATTGGTAACGAACGAACGTATGCACCGTTTTTAAATTCTGAAGAGAGTGTCTTTGACCGGTTACAGGAGTTATCAAGTATGTTAGTGCATAGTTTAGAAAAACAACAGATGCATGGCAAGACGATTGTCTTAAAGGTGCGAGATGAGTCATTTACAACTGAAACAAGGCGTGAAACATTACCGGAGTTCATTCAAAATGATGCAACGACGTATTTTGAATTGGCTGAATCACTTTGGGAGGCTCTAGGTGGTTATGAACAGCCCATTAGATTATTAGGATTGACCATGACTTCGCTGGCACCCATGACATTTGATAATTTAACATTAGACCTTTATGGCACTGATTAG